One genomic segment of Helianthus annuus cultivar XRQ/B chromosome 14, HanXRQr2.0-SUNRISE, whole genome shotgun sequence includes these proteins:
- the LOC110908268 gene encoding uncharacterized protein LOC110908268 translates to MERQRERDTGGERAEEKRESCGEERERTGGPAVEATDRRSEPRTSGLHLYPISFPFSRDFGTNPGVWFECCSGRLRSVSVRRSLVLSDESSAVNNEDDGVTVTEVRLRWVSRQWWCVTVLFWVCPGSPLGQLRFPSDSVGSGSSKEITDLSDVTGFRLGFELESQCGSTGVKGSQTSQLVSFGSVDSIKPSRLGQTRSIVS, encoded by the exons ATGGAGAGGCAAAGAGAGAGAGATACAGGAGGAGAGAGAGCTGAGGAGAAGAGAGAGAGTTgcggagaggagagagagagaaccgGCGGACCGGCGGTCGAAGCCACGGACCGGCGGTCGGAGCCTCGGACCAGCGGTCTTCACCTTTATCCGATAAGTTTTCCGTTCAGCAGAGATTTTGGTACGAACCCGGGTGTTTGGTTCGAGTGTTGTTCGGGTCGGCTCAGGTCAGTCTCGGTCCGACGGTCTCTGGTTCTGTCCGATGAGTCATCCG CTGTTAATAATGAGGACGATGGTGTTACGGTGACGGAGGTGCGGCTCCGGTGGGTGTCACGACAATGGTGGTGTGTTACGGTTCTGTTTTGGGTTTGTCCTGGGTCACCACTTGGTCAGTTGCGGTTCCCTTCAGATTCAGTCGGTTCTGGCTCAAGTAAAGAGATTACAGATTTGAGTGACGTCACGGGTTTCAGACTCGGGTTCGAGTTAGAAAGTCAATGCGGGTCAACAGGAGTCAAGGGCAGTCAAACCAGTCAACTGGTCAGCTTCGGTTCGGTCGACTCGATCAAaccgagtcgactcggtcaaacccggtcaatagtgagttga